Proteins found in one Carassius auratus strain Wakin chromosome 12, ASM336829v1, whole genome shotgun sequence genomic segment:
- the LOC113112015 gene encoding uncharacterized protein LOC113112015: MLVTKQMVAIDFQVRGVKSGTKQLTVAIDFQVRGVKSGTKQLTVAIDFQVRGVKSGTKQLTVAIDFQVRGVKSGTKQLTVAIDFQVRGVKSGTKQLTVAIDFQVWGKKSGTKQLMVPIDFQAWGKKSGTKQLTVAIDFQVRGVKSGTKQLTVAIDFQVRGVKSGTKQLTVAIDFQVRGVKSGTKQLTVAIDFQVRGVKSGTKRLTVAIDFQVWGKKSGTKQLMVHIDFQAWGKKSGTKQLTVAIDFQVRGVKSGTKQLTVAIDFQVRGVKSGTKQLTVAIDFQVRGVKSGTKQLTVAIDFQVRGVKSGTKQLTVAIDFQVWGKKSGTKQLTVAIDFQVRGVKSGTKQLTVAIDFQVRGVKSGTKQLTVAIDFQVRGVKSGTKQLTVAIDFQVRGVKSGTKQLTVAIDFQVWGKKSGTKQLMVPIDFQAWGKKSGTKQLTVAIDFQVRGVKSGTKQLTVAIDFQVRGVKSGTKQLTVAIDFQVRGVKSGTKQLTVAIDFQVRGVKSGTKRLTVAIDFQVWGKKSGTKQLMVHIDFQAWGKKSGTKQLTVAIDFQVRGVKSGTKQLTVAIDFQVRGVKSGTKQLTVAIDFQVRGVKSGTKQLTVAIDFQVRGVKSGTKQLTVAIDLQVWGKKSGTKQLMVPIDFQAWGKKSGTKQLMVAIDFQVCGVKSGTKQLTVAIDFQVCGVKSGTK; encoded by the exons atgttggTAACAAAACA gatggtagccattgacttccaagtAAGGGGGGTAAAATCTGGAactaaacagttgacggtagccattgacttccaagtAAGGGGGGTAAAATCTGGAactaaacagttgacggtagccattgacttccaagtAAGGGGGGTAAAATCTGGAactaaacagttgacggtagccattgacttccaagtAAGGGGGGTAAAATCTGGTactaaacagttgacggtagccatagACTTCCAAGTAAGGGGGGTAAAATCTGGAactaaacagttgacggtagccattgacttccaagtatggggaaaaaaatctggaactaaacagttgatggtacccattgacttccaagcatggggaaaaaaatctggaactaaacagttgacggtagccattgacttccaagtAAGGGGGGTAAAATCTGGAactaaacagttgacggtagccatcgACTTCCAAGTAAGGGGGGTAAAATCTGGAactaaacagttgacggtagccattgacttccaagtAAGGGGGGTAAAATCTGGTactaaacagttgacggtagccatagACTTCCAAGTAAGGGGGGTAAAATCTGGAACTAAAcggttgacggtagccattgacttccaagtatggggaaaaaaatctggAACTAAACAGTTGATGGTACACATTGACTTCCAAgcatggggaaaaaaatctggaactaaacagttgacggtagccattgacttccaagtAAGGGGGGTAAAATCTGGAactaaacagttgacggtagccatcgACTTCCAAGTAAGGGGGGTAAAATCTGGAactaaacagttgacggtagccattgacttccaagtAAGGGGGGTAAAATCTGGTactaaacagttgacggtagccatagACTTCCAAGTAAGGGGGGTAAAATCTGGAactaaacagttgacggtagccattgacttccaagtatggggaaaaaaatctggaactaaacagttgacggtagccattgacttccaagtAAGGGGGGTAAAATCTGGAactaaacagttgacggtagccattgacttccaagtAAGGGGGGTAAAATCTGGAactaaacagttgacggtagccattgacttccaagtAAGGGGGGTAAAATCTGGTactaaacagttgacggtagccatagACTTCCAAGTAAGGGGGGTAAAATCTGGAactaaacagttgacggtagccattgacttccaagtatggggaaaaaaatctggaactaaacagttgatggtacccattgacttccaagcatggggaaaaaaatctggaactaaacagttgacggtagccattgacttccaagtAAGGGGGGTAAAATCTGGAactaaacagttgacggtagccatcgACTTCCAAGTAAGGGGGGTAAAATCTGGAactaaacagttgacggtagccattgacttccaagtAAGGGGGGTAAAATCTGGTactaaacagttgacggtagccatagACTTCCAAGTAAGGGGGGTAAAATCTGGAACTAAAcggttgacggtagccattgacttccaagtatggggaaaaaaatctggAACTAAACAGTTGATGGTACACATTGACTTCCAAgcatggggaaaaaaatctggaactaaacagttgacggtagccattgacttccaagtAAGGGGGGTAAAATCTGGAactaaacagttgacggtagccatcgACTTCCAAGTAAGGGGGGTAAAATCTGGAactaaacagttgacggtagccattgacttccaagtAAGGGGGGTAAAATCTGGTactaaacagttgacggtagccatagACTTCCAAGTAAGGGGGGTAAAATCTGGAactaaacagttgacggtagccattgacttgcaagtatggggaaaaaaatctggaactaaacagttgatggtacccattgacttccaagcatggggaaaaaaatctggaactaaacagttgatggtagccattgacttccaagtATGTGGGGTAAAATCTGGAactaaacagttgacggtagccattgacttccaagtATGTGGGGTAAAATCTGGAACTAaatag